TGGCCCACCACAATCGGTACTGATAACCGCCAGACCGCTTGCCATAGCCTCCATTATTGCTATTCCAAGACCTTCTTCATTAGAAGGAAGCACAAATAGGGAAGCTTGTCGATAGAGGTCTGCTAACTGTGATAATGTGATATTTTCGAGCATTTCGATATTACCTAAAATTCCAAGCGAATTTGCAACAGCAAGATCATCTGGAGAAGGCATAGTACGGCCGGCAAGTATAAGTTGCGGCGTGGAAGCGCACTGCTGGCGTAACATAGCATATGCCTGGAACAACAGGCGTACATTTTTTCGCGGATCACCGAAGCGACCGATGGATAAGATCGGCCCTTCTGCTCCGAAATGTGAAGGCAGAAAGAGCGAGGTATCGATACCAGGAAGGGCAAGCCTCATAGTATCAAGTGCTTGAAATGATTGTGCTAGCTGCATGGAGTAATAACTTTCTGCAAAAACACAATCCATTGACTTTAACGCCTGTTTCTCAATCGATGTTACTATTCTATTCATTAGTCCCACCCAAGCTTTGCGCCACCAAGGTATTTCTTTTATTAAGGATCCTCTTTCAGCCGCAACAACGGTTGCGAAGAAAAGGCACTGCGGCCTTTGTACGTGATGCACCGCCCAAGCCAAGGCGGGTGAGCCTGCAACAATCTGAACGAGATCAAAGGTATTAAGAAGGTCCGTTAGAATCTTACGCGGCTTATAGCGCTGAAATTCAAATTCTACAAGTTGTCCACCCACACGTAAGCATCGTTCATTCTCTCGCGTCACATCCAACACTTGAACCCCACTCAGCCACGTTGAAGGCGACAGAGCTCGGACACTTAAAGCATCTCGCCACGAGGTAGCCAAGACAAAAATCGAAGGATCGTAACGCCCACTCCGACGCATCTGGTTGGCGAGGAAGCGGGTCATAGTCCACACCCCACCATCCAACGAGTTGGTGACAAGCGCAATACGATACATCTACAACCTCCTCTTTCCAAATTATTGCTAAGCTATTTCTACTAAGCCGAAGCCGTGTAAAAAGTAGCGGCGTTTCGTAGCAATTGGTGTCGAAATAAGCTCTGATATGTCCGTACAGCAGCAGATTTGTACATTTCCCTAACCCGAAACCGAATTTTTAGCAAGAGTTCAGTTAGAGTATCACAAGTTAAGAAAGTGGCAAAGACGTGTGACTATCGGAAGCAGAATCTTCGGTTCTTTTCACAGTATATAACACACCTGCAACGATAGCTGTCCAGAAAAAATTACAAGTCAAGTAATAAATGGCAACGAAAGAAAACCCCGCTAGAATATATGCAGTTATTGGAAAAAAGAAATCACCTTTTCTCTTCCACCCTTGTTGCAATACTAATATTAAAGTAGAACAATAAAGGGCAAATCCTACAAACCCATATTCATATAAAACTGTAACGTAATTATTATCTATAGTATTCATTTGGCCTATACCCAGACTATAAACGGAATTAACCGATGACTTAATGCCGCTACCGAATATCATCCCAACCAAGTCATTCTTCCAAAAAAAATTACTCAATGCCCAGACAGCCATATCGTACCTTAATGTTATATTCTGAGGATCTCTATAAATTAATCTTTCGTTAATATCGTAAAATGAAATTTGATCATACATGCTGATATATATTACACAACAAACGATAGATATCAAGATCATAAGAAAAATATTAATCGATTTTCGCCATATTTTCATCTCAACAAGAATAATAACGGCAAACATAATCACAGATGTGCGAGATTGTGTTAACAAACATGCAGTGAAGATCATTGATAATATTACAATGCGCATAAATGCGTTTTTTAGGCGAAAAA
The sequence above is drawn from the Candidatus Kouleothrix ribensis genome and encodes:
- a CDS encoding O-antigen ligase family protein, with the protein product MKYLSFYEASKSDYSVRATHLTFVQRLAYSVISIVLCAVNLLLPIERGFPAINIVGYPVNMSIITSLACFVIIYIESGSNIWFRSCKDYLLCQFTFILSMFVTLLISPDFEAGIYVMISYISSFCLNLIIVYYLFERGFMKGFVKIICSITLISAGIGVIEGLFQFILPFYYSTYTRYDYDRMSYEISRSDHRVLGTLGNPIVYSVALVLTMPFVFRLKNAFMRIVILSMIFTACLLTQSRTSVIMFAVIILVEMKIWRKSINIFLMILISIVCCVIYISMYDQISFYDINERLIYRDPQNITLRYDMAVWALSNFFWKNDLVGMIFGSGIKSSVNSVYSLGIGQMNTIDNNYVTVLYEYGFVGFALYCSTLILVLQQGWKRKGDFFFPITAYILAGFSFVAIYYLTCNFFWTAIVAGVLYTVKRTEDSASDSHTSLPLS
- a CDS encoding glycosyltransferase family 4 protein is translated as MYRIALVTNSLDGGVWTMTRFLANQMRRSGRYDPSIFVLATSWRDALSVRALSPSTWLSGVQVLDVTRENERCLRVGGQLVEFEFQRYKPRKILTDLLNTFDLVQIVAGSPALAWAVHHVQRPQCLFFATVVAAERGSLIKEIPWWRKAWVGLMNRIVTSIEKQALKSMDCVFAESYYSMQLAQSFQALDTMRLALPGIDTSLFLPSHFGAEGPILSIGRFGDPRKNVRLLFQAYAMLRQQCASTPQLILAGRTMPSPDDLAVANSLGILGNIEMLENITLSQLADLYRQASLFVLPSNEEGLGIAIMEAMASGLAVISTDCGGPSTVIENGVTGYLTPVGDATRLAYTMRRLVEDAQLRQQMGRAGRQHAERCFSVDVAGQVYLDQYDRLLLSSLKV